From a single Eleginops maclovinus isolate JMC-PN-2008 ecotype Puerto Natales chromosome 2, JC_Emac_rtc_rv5, whole genome shotgun sequence genomic region:
- the LOC134873695 gene encoding histone H2B 1.2-like has product MPDAPSVKAPKKGSKKAVSKTVSKTGKKRRKSRKESYAIYVYKVMKQVHPDTGISSKAMGIMNCFVSDIFERIAGEASRLAHYNKRSTITSREIQTAVRLLLPGELAKHAVSEGTKAVTKYTSSK; this is encoded by the coding sequence ATGCCTGACGCACCCTCCGTCAAAGCGCCCAAGAAGGGCTCAAAGAAAGCTGTCTCCAAGACCGTCAGCAAGACTggcaagaagaggagaaagtcCAGGAAGGAGAGCTACGCCATCTACGTGTACAAAGTGATGAAGCAGGTCCACCCCGACACCGGCATCTCCTCCAAGGCTATGGGCATCATGAACTGCTTTGTGAGCGACATCTTTGAGCGCATCGCCGGTGAGGCCTCTCGTCTGGCTCACTACAACAAGCGCTCCACCATCACCTCCAGGGAGATTCAGACCGCTGTCCGCCTGCTGCTGCCCGGAGAGCTGGCTAAACACGCTGTCTCTGAGGGCACCAAGGCCGTGACCAAGTACACCAGCTCCAAGTAA
- the LOC134873531 gene encoding histone H2A-like has protein sequence MSGRGKTGGKARAKAKTRSSRAGLQFPVGRVHRHLRKGNYAQRVGAGAPVYLAAVLEYLTAEILELAGNAARDNKKTRIIPRHLQLAVRNDEELNKLLGGVTIAQGGVLPNIQAVLLPKKTEKAPKK, from the coding sequence ATGAGTGGAAGAGGTAAAACCGGCGGAAAAgccagagcaaaggctaagACCCGCTCCTCCCGCGCCGGGCTCCAGTTCCCCGTCGGCCGTGTCCACAGACATCTGAGGAAGGGTAACTATGCCCAGCGCGTCGGTGCCGGAGCTCCCGTCTACCTGGCGGCTGTGCTTGAGTACCTGACCGCTGAGATCCTGGAGCTGGCTGGAAACGCTGCCCGCGACAACAAGAAGACCCGTATCATCCCCCGTCACCTTCAGCTGGCTGTCCGCAACGACGAGGAGCTCAACAAGCTGCTGGGAGGAGTGACCATCGCTCAGGGCGGTGTGCTGCCCAACATCCAGGCTGTGCTTCTGCCCAAGAAGACCGAGAAGGCTCCCAAGAAGTAA